The genomic stretch TGAGCAGCGGCAGACCGGCCGCCACCATCGAACCGAACGTCATCAGCAGCACGACCGCGGCGATCGCGACCCCGGCCAGCTCCACGACGCTCATCCTGGTGCCGGTCCTGAGCGCCGAGCCGGACATCTCCGCGGTCAGCCCGGCCGTACGTGCCCGCTCCACCGCACCGGCCAGCGCGGCGCGCGACTCCTCGGTGACCTCGGAGGAGGGCACCCGGTAGGACACCGACGCGAACCCGGTCGAACCGTCGGCGCTGATGCTCACCCCGGCCGTGGGCGGGACGACCCGCGACACCTGGGGGCCGCCTTCGATCGGCGCCAGCGCCGCCTCGACGGATCGGGTCTGCTCCGCCGACGTCAGCGCCCGGCCCGGCGGGGCGACGAACACGATGGTCGCCGACGCCCCGTCCGCCGCCGCGCCGGGGAAGCGCTCGGCGATGAGGTCGAACGCCTGCTGCGACTCGATGCCCGGCATCGTCGCCCGGGTGTTGACCGGCCCCTCGGACTTGACGGCGAGCAGCACCGTGCCCCCCAGCGCGAGCAGCCACACCGCCACGACGAGCCACCGCCGTCGATACGAAAAGCGGCCGAGACGACTGAGCATGCCTGCCATGACGCAACACTCCACTCCACTTGCGGACGTTGCGCTCAGCCTCCCGGCCCGGCCCCCTTGCCGTCGTCGTGCCGATGCAGGCCCCGCATACGGCAATCGCAGTACTCCGGATGTAGCCGATCACCGTGCGCCGGACATGTACCTGCCGGGTGTACCCCCAGCGCCCGGGAAGCAGGACATGATGACGCTGATCGCCGAAGCCGCGGCAGCAGCAAGGCCCGCGACGGCACACCCGCCCCGCTTGCCGGCCCTCGACGGGCTCCGCCTGATTTGCGCGCTCGCCGTCGCGGGCTACCACTTCGGCGATTCGTGGCGCTTGGACGGCGTACGGCCTCCCGCGCACTTCCTCCCGCACGGCGCGCCGGTGCTGATCTACGGGTTCCTCGGAGTCGAGGTCTTCTTCCTGATCAGCGGGTTCGTCATCTGCATGAGCGCCTGGGGCCGGACCGTTCGCGGGTTCGTCGCCTCGCGGATCGCCCGGCTCTATCCCGCCTTCTGGACCGGCGTGCTTCTGACCGCCACGGTGGTCACGGCGGTGCCGCTCACCGCCGGTGTGCCCGTTTCCGGCGTGCCCGGCCTACGGGAAATTCTGGTGAACCTGACCATGTTGCCCGAGCCGCTGAACACACCCCTGGTCGACACGGTCTACTGGACGTTGTGGATCGAGCTGCGCTTTTACCTGGTCATCGCGTGCCTGGTGGCGAGCGGTGGGCTGACCGACAGGCGGCTGCGGCTGCTGGGCACGGGATGGCTGATCGCCGCCCTCGTGCTGCCCGCTTTCCCCGGCGCGCCGCTGCGCGAGGTGGTGATGCCCGACTTCGCGCCGTACTTCATCGCCGGGATGACGATGTTCCTGCTGCGCCGTTCACCCGCGGACTGGCGGTCGTGGGCGCTGCTGGGCGGTTGCTGGCTGATCAGTCTGCAACGAATCACCGTACGGGCCCTCGATCTGAAACCCGGGTTCGAGGTGCCCGTCTGGCCGGCCCTGGCGCTGATCACCGTCGCCTACGCCGCCCTGCTGGCCGTCGCGCTGGGCCTCACCGACCGGCTCGACTGGCGCCGGCTCACCACCGCGGGCGCCCTGACGTACCCGTTCTATCTGCTGCACCAGCGCATCGGCTACAGCATGATCCGCACCGCGCACACGCACACCGGCCTGCCCGCGCCGGTGCTGATCGCCGGGGCCGTGGGCGTGCTGCTGGCGGCGGCGTGGCTGGTGCACCGCTGGGTCGAACGTCCGCTCGCGCCGGTGCTGAAACGCCTGGTTCTCGGCGCGGGTGATCCACGACACAGCAAGTAGCAGGCGCCGCCGTGCCGCACATGGGGGAGGCATGGACCGAAGTACGACCGACGCTTTCCGCGAGCTGTACCGGGCGACGTACGACGACCTGCTGGTCTTCGTGGAGCGCAGGGTGCACCTTGCGGTCGCCGACGACGTCGTGGCCGAGGTCTTCCTGACCGCGTGGCGGCGGTTCGCGGACATCCCCGCCGCCCACGACCAGGCCCGCGCGTGGCTGTTCACGGTCGCCCACAACGTGCTGCGCAACCGCTACCGCAGCGACGACCGGCAACAGGGGCTCGCGCTGCGCGTCGTCCGGGAACCGGCCACCCACCCCGGCCCCGAGGCCGACGGCGTGGCCGCCCGCGTCGACCTCGTACGGGCCTGGCAGCGCCTGTCCCGCGACGACCAGCAGGTGATCACCTTGACCGCCTTCGAGGGGCTCACCGGCCGGCAGGCCGCCCAGGTCCTCGGCATCACCCGTCCCGCCTTCAGCCTGCGGCTGCTGCGCGCCCGCCACCGCTTACGGCAGCACCTGCAGGCCGCGACTCCCGCTCCTCACCGACCCCACCCCACGGCAACACCCGAGACCGGAGCCTCGAGATGAACCTGAACGAAGCACTGCGGGACGCAGCGGAGTCCCTGCCACCACGCGTCGCCGGGCCGCGGGCTCAAGCCCTGCTCGACAGCATCGTCGCCTCGCCTTCGCCGGCCCCCGCACCCCGGGCCGGCCGGCGTCCGCGCAGGGTCGCCGTCGCCGTCCTCGCCGCCCTCACCGCCACCGCGGGCGTTTTCGTGCTGCCGTCGTTGCGCTCCGAGGCGGCGTACGCGTCCTGGAGCCCCCAACCCGTCGCGCTCACCGCCGCCGACGAACGCGCGCTGGCCGACAGCTGCGTCACCCGCGTACGGGACCAGTACCACTACAGCGAGGCCAACCCCGCGGCTCGTGTCGTCCGCGGCGAACGCCGGGGCGACTACGCCTTCCTCAACGTCGTCACCCCCGGGTGGGCGGCGCTGTGCTTCCGCGACCGCGACGGCGCACTGGCCAACTCCAGCATCATGATGGACCCCGTCGGCGGGCCGGCCCTGGGCCGCGCCGGCATCGAACTGCAGGGCTGGCCCCAGATGCGTACGGAGGAAGGCTTCTGCCGCCTCCTGGCCGGCCGGGTCGGTTCCCAGGTCGTCGCCGTCGGCATCACCATCCACAACAGCGCCCGCACCGACAGCGAAACCGTCCGGGCCACCGTCGACGACGGCTACTTCCTGGCCTGGTATCCGGAACCGGCCGCAGACGCCGACACCAACTCCACCACGCTCACCCTGACCTTGACCGACGGCACCACTGTGGATGGACTGTCGGCCCGCCGCCTGATGGAGGCCCCCCGCCTGAAGTGACCCCGCGTCATTTGCGGTTCTCGCGGCGGATGACCAGCCGCAGGCCCGACCAGATCTCGTCGATCGCACACACCTTGTTGTCGACCAACCCGGTCGGCAGCGCGACCTCGCGAACGACGTCCTCGGTGATGTCCGTGGGCACCTTCGACGCCCGCTTCGGCCAGGCGACCCAGAACCCACCGTCCTGAGCCATGCCCGCCCTGACCTGGTCGAGGCGGGCAAGCAACTCCTGGCGTTCGGTCACGAACAGCACGATCACGTCGGCCGCGGCGTCAACGGCCAGACCGGACACCTGGACGACCCCGGCAGGCAGGCCATCAAGAGCGCCCGCGAAACTGGCCGGCGCGTCGAGCAACACGACCCGGTGCCCCGGCTTGATGCCAAGCTTTCGATACAACGGCGTGCCCGAATAACCAGCCATGTCAACCCTGCTGCCATCGTCGGATACCCGCAGATGGTAGCCGCGTGACCGAGGCCTGCACGCACAGCCACACCGGCGGAGCCTGGCGGCGCCCGGAAGACCGGGAAGTGAGAGCTGCCGCTCGTCAAGCTCATGGATGAAGATCGTTAAAGTCCGCTGAGCGGGACTTTAAGGGTTCCTTATCTATCAGCCCGGGTGGGGGCTCGGGTCGATACGTTGACTCGCCACCCCCACACCGAGGAGATCCCCCGTGCCCGCGCATGCCGCCCGTAGCTTCCGTCCCGTCCTTGTCGCCGCCGTCGCGGTCGGGGTGATCGGGGTCAGCTTCGCCGGCATCGCCGCGGCGCGTTCCTCGTCGGACGAGGGCGCAGCTCGCGCCTCCGTGGACGCGCCCCTCGACACCACCCCGGGCGCCCCTGAGGAGGAGCCGAGTTTCGCGGCCGAGCCGCTGACGCCCACGTCGTCGGCGGCCGTCACGCCGTCGGCAAGCAAGCCCGTCGCCACCCCGACGGCGACTGCGAAGCCGACCGCCACCGCCCGGCCGACCCGCACGGTCACGAAGCGCCCGACCAGGACCAAGGCGCCGACGACGACCAAGGCCCCGGTGTCCGACGAGACGACGAACCCCCCGTCCGACGACACCGTCTCCGAGGTGATCCGCCTGGTCAACGTGGAGCGCAAGGAGGCCGGTTGCGGCTCGCTGACCGGCGAGTCCCGCCTGCACCGCGCGGCCCAGAAGCACTCCGACCGGCAGGCCGACCAGGACACCATGTCGCACCAGCTGCCCGGCGAGGCCTCGATGGGCGACCGGGTCACCGCCGAGGGCTACCGCTGGAGCGGTGTCGCCGAGAACGTCGCGGCCGGGTACCGCACGCCGGCGGCGGTCATGGACGGCTGGATGAACAGCCCGGGCCACAAGGCCAACATCCTGAACTGCGGCTACAAGAACATCGGCGTCGGTGTGACGAAGTCCGGCGACGGCACCCTCTACTGGACGCAGAACTTCGCCTCACCGCTCTGACGGTGTCCGGGCCCGACATCGGCATCCAGCCCATCGTTGCCGCGTGTCAGGCCCGCTTTCGCCGGCCGAGCGCGACGGGGCTCCCAGGCCCGCGAGCTGCAGGGCGACACCCGCGGCGGCGGAGCGCGGCCCCCGACAGGTTGCGTTTCGGCGGGCGTCGATGGTTGCATGTGCCGCGGCTGCCCCTCCGGCGCCGGTCGGGAGGGCATCATGCTGGCTGGGCTCGGTCGCGCGATGTATGTCCGGCGCTTCGTCGTCATCGCCGTGTGGGTGGTGGTGGCGGTGGCCGGCGCGGTGTTCGGTGGCGGCGTCTACGACCGTACGGAGTCAATGGGGACGCTGCCCGCGGACGCCCCAGCCGCTGTCGCGCAGCACCGCCTGGACGAGCTGGCGCCCGAGGGCGAACGGCTGGTGGCGGTGATCTCGGGCCGCGAGGTCGGTGCGATCGCGCTCATCAACAGCGTCACCCGGATCGCGTACGAGATCCGCGCCCTGCCCGGTGTGGCCGAGGTCGACGATTCCTACACCACGGGCAACCGGCGGATCTCCACCGACCAGCGCGCCTCGCTCATCACGGTGGAGTTGCGGCCGGGCCTGAGCGATGACGAGGCGTCACGGGTTGCCGAGCAGGTGAGCGCCGCCCTGCGCCGGATCGACGCGCCCGAGATTCTGATCGGTGGCGAGTTGCCGGCCGAACGGGACTTCGCGGACCAGGCCGTACGGGATGCCGCGGTGGGCGAGTCCGTCGCGCTGGTGTGCGTCGCGCTGCTGCTGATCGTGCTGCTGGGTGGCGTGCTGGCCGGTTTGCTGCCGTTGGCGGCCGCTGTCGGCGCGGTCACCGCGACCCTGCTGGCCCTGATCGGTCTGGCGAGCCTGCTGCCGGTCAGCGACTACACGGTCAACGTGGTCACGCTGCTCGGCATCGGCCTGGCGGTCGACTACAGCCTGCTGATGATTGCCCGGTTCCGCGAGGAGCGAGCCGCCGATCCGCGCGTGGCTGTCCCCGAGCTTCTTGCCCGTACGGTCGGCAGCGCAGGCCGGGCGGTGCTGGTGTCCGGCTCGGCTGTCGCCGCGGCTCTGGTGGGGTTGTTCGCGTTCGGTGGTCCGCTGCTGTCCGCGATGGCGCTGGGCGGGGCGCTGGTGGTGGTGCTGGCGACGGTGGCGGGGCTGACGCTCGTGCCCGCGCTGATCGCGATCGCTCATCGGCGCATCCCGGCCCGCGGCCGGTGGCGGCAACGTGGGCCCGGCCTGCTGGCCCGTCTGGCCGGGTTCGCCCAGCGCCGGCCGGGTGCGGTCGCTCTGACCGTGACAGCCGGACTGCTGGTGCTGAGCGCCCCGCTGTTCTTCGTGCAGTTCGGCAACTCCGACGTGCGGGTGCTGCCCAGCTCGAGTGAGGCCCGTCAGACCCATGACGCCGTACGGGAGAGGTTCGCCGACCCGCCGAAGCAGCCGCTGACCGTGGTCGTCGAGGCGGCCCCGGACCGGCCGGACGTGCAGCGGCTGTTCGACATCGTGGAGCAGCTGCCGGGCGTCTCCGATGTCTACCCGCGTTCGGGTCTGCCGCCGGGGGTGAGCGCGGCCGACGTGGTGCCGGCCGGCGCCGAGGACGGTCCGCAGGCGCAGAAACTGGTGGCCGACCTGCGAGCCCTCGACACGCCCGCTCCCCTGCTGGTGGCCGGTCCCGCCGCCGAGCTGGCCGACGCGAAACGGTCGGTGGCCGCGCGCCTGCCCGTGGCGCTGGCGATCATCGTCGTGGCCACCGGGGCGCTGCTGTTCGCCCTCACCCGTTCGGTGGTCGTGCCGGTCAAGGCCATCGCGATGAACCTGCTGACCCTGCTGGCGACCATGGGTGTGCTGGTCGCGGTCTTCCAGTGGGGCTGGGGCGCCGGGGTGCTGGGGTTCGAGCCGTGGGGCGCGCTCGACCTGACGACGCCGTTGCTGCTGTTCGTCTTCGGGTTCGGGCTCTCGATGGACTACGAGGTGTTCCTGCTGGCCCGGATCAAACAGGAGTGGGACCGGCGTACGGGCGATGACGCGGCCGCCAATGATCGGGCCGTGCTGGCCGGGATCACCGCAGCCGGTCCGGTGGTCACCACGGCCGCCCTGGCGATCGGGATCGTGTTCCTCGGTTTCGTGCTGGGCGAGCTGGTCGCGGTGAAGGAGATCGGCGTCGGCATGGCGGTGGCGGTGCTGCTGGACGTCACCGTGGTGCGCGGTCTGCTGCTGCCGGCCACGATGTCGCTGCTCGGCCGCTGGAACTGGTGGCGTCCGGGCGCGAGGACCGAGGCTCCGCCGCCACTCGTCCCGGCCGGCTGAGCAGGTCAGGCGCGGTAGCGGGACGCGGGCTCGGAGCTCTGGCCGTTTCCTGGGATCGCCGTTCCCATGTTCGGCGGCGGCCCGTGGTGGGGGCGGGTAACTCGTGTACGGGGGTCTGTGTGCCCGTGTGCTGACCCGCGTCTTTCACGGGTCCGAGGCGGGGGCCGGCGCTGCGAGGCTGAGGCACGCCGCATCCCGGACGAGAGGCTGTGCCTGCCATGACCACGACCGAGCAACAGACCAGACGGACCATCGAACCGTTCACTGTGCACTTCCGGAGGGAAGCCCTCGACGACCTGCGCCGCCGGCTCGCGGTGACCCGGTGGCCGAGCCCGGAACTTGTCGGCGACCGCTCGCAGGGCGTGCAGCTGGCCACCATGCGAGCGCTGCACCGCTACTGGGCCGAGGACTACGACCTGGGCCGAGTGCCCGCCCGGCTGAACGCGTTGCCGCAGTTCCGGACCGAGATCTACGGCGTGGACATCCACTTCGTGCACGTGCGCTCCCGGCACCGCGACGCGCTCCCACTGATCATGACGCACGGGTGGCCGGGCTCGATCGTGGAGATGCTCGGCTCGATCGGCCCGTTGACCGACCCCACCTCGTACGGGGGAAACGCCTCCGACGCCTTCGACCTGGTTCTGCCGTCGCTGCCGGGGTACGGGTTCTCGGCGGAACCGGCCGAGGTCGGGTGGGATCTCGTGCGCACCGCGAAGGCCTGGGCGGAGCTGATGCGGCGGCTCGGCTACACCCGGTACGTGGCGCAGGGCGGTGACGTCGGCGCGGGTGTCACCGACGCGATCGGCCGGCTCGGGCCTCCCGGACTGGCCGGCATCCACACCAACCTGCTGGTGCCGGCGCTGAACGATCCCGCGTCGCTGCCCAGCGGCTCCGAGGAGGAACAGGCGGCGCTGGCGGCCATCAAGGTCTTCCAGACCAGCGGGAACGGCTACTTCGTGGAGATGGCGACCAGGCCCGAGACGATCGGGTACGCGCTGCTCGACTCCCCCGCCGCCCTCGCCGCGTGGATGATCGACCACGACACCGACTCGTACTACAAGATCGCCGGGGCTTTCGTCGACGGCAGGCCCACGGGCAACCTCACCCGGGACCACATTCTCGACAACGTCACGGCGTACTGGCTGACCGGCACGGGCGCGTCCACGGCACGGTCCTATTGGGAGGCGTACGGGGCTGACGCGCCCGCCGCCGGTCGGCCACCGCTGCCCGATCCCCGGGTTCCGGTGGGGTTCAGCACGTTCCCGGGCGAGATCTGGCGGACGCCGCGCAGCTGGGCCGAGAAGGCGTACCCGACGCTGAACTACTACGGGGTGGCCGAGCGGGGCGGGCACTTCGCCGCCTGGGAGGAGCCGGTGCTCTTCGCCGAGCAGGTGCGGGCGGCGTTCCGGCCGCTGCGCGCGGGAAACGGGGGCGCACGATGACCTCGGCCACTCGACGGCAGTTGCTGCAGGGCTCGCTGGCCGCGGGTCTCACCGTCGCCACGTCCGCCGCGCTGGGCTCGACGCCGGCGATCGCGGGACCGTCCGCCGGGATCCGTCCGTTCCGGGTCAGCGTGGGACGGGAGCGGGTGGCCGAGATGCGCCGCCGGGTCGCCGCGACCCGCTGGCCGTCCCGCGAGCTGGTCGCCGACCGTTCGCAGGGCGTGCAGCTGGCGACCGCGCGTGCCCTTGCCGAGTACTGGACGACCCGGTACGACTGGCGCAGGTTCGAGGCCGAGCTCAACGCGTTGCCGCAGTTCCGCACCGAGATCTACGGCGTGGACATCCACTTCGTGCACGTGCGCTCCCGGCACCGCGACGCGCTCCCACTGATCATGACGCACGGGTGGCCGGGCTCGATCGTGGAGATGCTCGGCTCGATCGGCCCGTTGACCGACCCCACCTCGTACGGGGGAAACGCCTCCGACGCCTTCGACCTGGTTCTGCCGTCGGTCCCCGGGTACGGCTTCTCCGGCAAGCCGGCGGAACTCGGCTGGGACACCAACCGGACCGCGCAGGCGTGGGCCGAGCTGATGCGCCGTCTCGGTTACACCCGGTACGTCGCCCAGGGTGGCGACATCGGCGCGGCGGTCACGGACGGGATGGGCCGCCTGGCACCGGCCGGTCTGCTCGGCATCCACCTCAACCTGCTGGTCCCGGCGCTGGGCGGCACCGCGAACCTGCCGAAGAACACCGCCGGCGAAAAGGCCGCGGCGGCCGCGTTGCAGATCTTCGCAACCACCGGCAACGGCTACCTGGTCGAGCAGGGGACGCGGCCGCAGACGATCGGGTACGCGCTGCTGGACTCCCCCGTTGCCCTGGCTGCCTGGATGCTCGACCACGACACCGACAGCTACTCGAAGATCTCACGCGCCTTCCTCGGCGGCCCGGCTTCGGGCAACCTCACCCGCGAGCACGTTCTGGACAACATCTCGCTCTACTGGCTGACCGGCACCGGGGAGTCGGCCGCCCGCACGTACTGGGAAAGGAAACAGAGTGCGGGGCAGAGCATGCCGCCGGTGACCGTGCCGGTCGGGCTGAGCGCGTTCCCCGGCGAGATCTTCCAGGCGCCCCGGAGCTGGGCGGAGATCAGCTATCCCACGCTGCGGTATTACAACAAGCCCTCGCGGGGCGGGCACTTCGCCGCTTGGGAGGAGCCCGGGGTGTTCGCTTCCGAGGTCCGGGCCGCTTTCCGCTCGCTCCGGCAGGGCCGGACCGGGTCGTCACAGGCCGAAGGCGCGCCGCCCTCATGCTGTTGATGAGGACGCGCGGACACTGGTGACACCGCCGGCGGGCCGGCTGGGGTGCTCGGCGGGGTCGTGGGCGCTGCCGGTCAGCCGGCTCTGCCCGCCGGCCGGTAGTGGCTGAGCTGCTCCGCGCGGTGGCCGTCGAGGCTGTCGCCGACGCCATCCGGGCCGCGGTCACGTCAGTGTGAGCGCGTAATGCTTGTACTGCCCCTGGTCGTGGGTGTGCTCGAAGCCGTGCCGGACGTACAGCGTTTCGGCCGGGTTGCCGCGGAGGACCGCCAGCGCCAGAGCCTTGTGCCCGAAGGTCCGGGCGTCGTTCACGTACGCCTGGAGGAGTGCACCCCCGCGCCCGCGACGCCGAAACGCGGCGAAGACGTGGATCGTGGTCAGCACCGCCCGGCCGTCGGTGACGGCCCACGCCGCGTAGCCGGCCGGCTCGCCGTCGGCCTCGAGGATCAGCGTGCGCTCCAGGCCCGCGATCCAGCCGGCCAGGTTCCGGTCGGCCGCGGCAACCCATCCGGCCTCATGCTCCGGTTCGACCTGTTTCATGTAAGCGGCTTCGCCCCGCCACATCAAGGGAAGGTCCTCGACACGAGCCCGACGCAGCACATCGCTCACGCCCTCCATCTTGTCAGGGGGCCGAGGCGCCGGTGGACCGGGCTGCTGGTGGCGGGGGAAGCATCCGGGGCGAGGTCGACGGCCGGGCCGGTGGTGGGGACGGGGTCGGGGGCGAGGTCGGCTCGGAGGTGGTCGTGCAGCGTGCGGTAGTCGGGGCGCGCCATCAGGGCCTGTTGGTCGCGGGGGCGGCCGTAGGGAACCCGCACGTCGCTGCGGATGGCGCCGTCGGCGAGCGTGATCACACGGTCGGCCAGCAGCAGCGCCTCGGTCAGGTCGTGGGTGACGAACAGGACGGTTCTGCGGTCGGTCCCCTGGTCCCAGAGCTTGAGCAGCATGTCCCGGAGCGTGGAGCGGGTGATGGCGTCCAGGGCCGCGAACGGCTCGTCCATCAGCAGCAGCGACGGGTCGCAGGCCAGGGTTCGGGCCAGCGCCACCCGTTGCCGCATGCCCTGGGACAGCTGGGACGGATAGAGGTCGGCGGCCGTGGACAAACCCACCACGTCGAGCATTTGCCGCGCGTGCTCCCGAGAGGTGCTCCCCCGCAGTTCCAGGCCCAGTTCCACGTTGCGGCGGGCGGTTCGCCAGGGCAGCAGGGCGTCACGCGCGAACATGTAGCCGACGTCCGGACGTCCGGCGTCCGGGGGACGGCCGAAGACGGTGACGTCCCCCGCGTCGGCCGGGGTGAGGCCGGCGACGACGTTGAGCAACGTCGACTTGCCCACGCCGCTGGCCCCTACGACGGCGACGAACTGCCCGGCCGGCACGGTCAGTGTCAGCTCGCTGAGCACGCTCGGTGAAGCCCCGAATCGCACCGACACCGACCGTATTTCGAGGACATTCGCCTCCGTGCGGGATCGGACGGCGGCCCCGGCATCCGCCGCGCTGCCCTCCCCCGTACGCGATCCCGCAGTAACCGCCGCGCCCCGAGCG from Paractinoplanes brasiliensis encodes the following:
- a CDS encoding RNA polymerase sigma factor, whose amino-acid sequence is MDRSTTDAFRELYRATYDDLLVFVERRVHLAVADDVVAEVFLTAWRRFADIPAAHDQARAWLFTVAHNVLRNRYRSDDRQQGLALRVVREPATHPGPEADGVAARVDLVRAWQRLSRDDQQVITLTAFEGLTGRQAAQVLGITRPAFSLRLLRARHRLRQHLQAATPAPHRPHPTATPETGASR
- a CDS encoding DUF3052 family protein, which codes for MAGYSGTPLYRKLGIKPGHRVVLLDAPASFAGALDGLPAGVVQVSGLAVDAAADVIVLFVTERQELLARLDQVRAGMAQDGGFWVAWPKRASKVPTDITEDVVREVALPTGLVDNKVCAIDEIWSGLRLVIRRENRK
- a CDS encoding epoxide hydrolase family protein codes for the protein MTTTEQQTRRTIEPFTVHFRREALDDLRRRLAVTRWPSPELVGDRSQGVQLATMRALHRYWAEDYDLGRVPARLNALPQFRTEIYGVDIHFVHVRSRHRDALPLIMTHGWPGSIVEMLGSIGPLTDPTSYGGNASDAFDLVLPSLPGYGFSAEPAEVGWDLVRTAKAWAELMRRLGYTRYVAQGGDVGAGVTDAIGRLGPPGLAGIHTNLLVPALNDPASLPSGSEEEQAALAAIKVFQTSGNGYFVEMATRPETIGYALLDSPAALAAWMIDHDTDSYYKIAGAFVDGRPTGNLTRDHILDNVTAYWLTGTGASTARSYWEAYGADAPAAGRPPLPDPRVPVGFSTFPGEIWRTPRSWAEKAYPTLNYYGVAERGGHFAAWEEPVLFAEQVRAAFRPLRAGNGGAR
- a CDS encoding MMPL family transporter, producing the protein MLAGLGRAMYVRRFVVIAVWVVVAVAGAVFGGGVYDRTESMGTLPADAPAAVAQHRLDELAPEGERLVAVISGREVGAIALINSVTRIAYEIRALPGVAEVDDSYTTGNRRISTDQRASLITVELRPGLSDDEASRVAEQVSAALRRIDAPEILIGGELPAERDFADQAVRDAAVGESVALVCVALLLIVLLGGVLAGLLPLAAAVGAVTATLLALIGLASLLPVSDYTVNVVTLLGIGLAVDYSLLMIARFREERAADPRVAVPELLARTVGSAGRAVLVSGSAVAAALVGLFAFGGPLLSAMALGGALVVVLATVAGLTLVPALIAIAHRRIPARGRWRQRGPGLLARLAGFAQRRPGAVALTVTAGLLVLSAPLFFVQFGNSDVRVLPSSSEARQTHDAVRERFADPPKQPLTVVVEAAPDRPDVQRLFDIVEQLPGVSDVYPRSGLPPGVSAADVVPAGAEDGPQAQKLVADLRALDTPAPLLVAGPAAELADAKRSVAARLPVALAIIVVATGALLFALTRSVVVPVKAIAMNLLTLLATMGVLVAVFQWGWGAGVLGFEPWGALDLTTPLLLFVFGFGLSMDYEVFLLARIKQEWDRRTGDDAAANDRAVLAGITAAGPVVTTAALAIGIVFLGFVLGELVAVKEIGVGMAVAVLLDVTVVRGLLLPATMSLLGRWNWWRPGARTEAPPPLVPAG
- a CDS encoding CAP domain-containing protein; the protein is MPAHAARSFRPVLVAAVAVGVIGVSFAGIAAARSSSDEGAARASVDAPLDTTPGAPEEEPSFAAEPLTPTSSAAVTPSASKPVATPTATAKPTATARPTRTVTKRPTRTKAPTTTKAPVSDETTNPPSDDTVSEVIRLVNVERKEAGCGSLTGESRLHRAAQKHSDRQADQDTMSHQLPGEASMGDRVTAEGYRWSGVAENVAAGYRTPAAVMDGWMNSPGHKANILNCGYKNIGVGVTKSGDGTLYWTQNFASPL
- a CDS encoding acyltransferase family protein, whose translation is MMTLIAEAAAAARPATAHPPRLPALDGLRLICALAVAGYHFGDSWRLDGVRPPAHFLPHGAPVLIYGFLGVEVFFLISGFVICMSAWGRTVRGFVASRIARLYPAFWTGVLLTATVVTAVPLTAGVPVSGVPGLREILVNLTMLPEPLNTPLVDTVYWTLWIELRFYLVIACLVASGGLTDRRLRLLGTGWLIAALVLPAFPGAPLREVVMPDFAPYFIAGMTMFLLRRSPADWRSWALLGGCWLISLQRITVRALDLKPGFEVPVWPALALITVAYAALLAVALGLTDRLDWRRLTTAGALTYPFYLLHQRIGYSMIRTAHTHTGLPAPVLIAGAVGVLLAAAWLVHRWVERPLAPVLKRLVLGAGDPRHSK
- a CDS encoding epoxide hydrolase family protein, with protein sequence MTSATRRQLLQGSLAAGLTVATSAALGSTPAIAGPSAGIRPFRVSVGRERVAEMRRRVAATRWPSRELVADRSQGVQLATARALAEYWTTRYDWRRFEAELNALPQFRTEIYGVDIHFVHVRSRHRDALPLIMTHGWPGSIVEMLGSIGPLTDPTSYGGNASDAFDLVLPSVPGYGFSGKPAELGWDTNRTAQAWAELMRRLGYTRYVAQGGDIGAAVTDGMGRLAPAGLLGIHLNLLVPALGGTANLPKNTAGEKAAAAALQIFATTGNGYLVEQGTRPQTIGYALLDSPVALAAWMLDHDTDSYSKISRAFLGGPASGNLTREHVLDNISLYWLTGTGESAARTYWERKQSAGQSMPPVTVPVGLSAFPGEIFQAPRSWAEISYPTLRYYNKPSRGGHFAAWEEPGVFASEVRAAFRSLRQGRTGSSQAEGAPPSCC
- a CDS encoding GNAT family N-acetyltransferase — protein: MSDVLRRARVEDLPLMWRGEAAYMKQVEPEHEAGWVAAADRNLAGWIAGLERTLILEADGEPAGYAAWAVTDGRAVLTTIHVFAAFRRRGRGGALLQAYVNDARTFGHKALALAVLRGNPAETLYVRHGFEHTHDQGQYKHYALTLT
- a CDS encoding ATP-binding cassette domain-containing protein, which encodes MTARWLWRAAVPLVVVGLWQVAYQLELASGVLLPSPRAVAEAGLRLHSSGELWPNLWSTLSAALGALVLSAVVGVPLGVLLGMLPRTWAVLAPYLNAVNSMPRIALAPVFFVAFGIGQGSKAALGFSVAVFVFLMNARIGVLSADDDHRRLFAVLGASRLQLFGKLYVPVAVPAIFTAVRLGVVFALLGVVGSEIIASRAGVGQLITTYSATLTMAPVYALLLVIAVFTSLLTALVGAVEGVLLRWQRADPSPGRSRSRTGDGDARGAAVTAGSRTGEGSAADAGAAVRSRTEANVLEIRSVSVRFGASPSVLSELTLTVPAGQFVAVVGASGVGKSTLLNVVAGLTPADAGDVTVFGRPPDAGRPDVGYMFARDALLPWRTARRNVELGLELRGSTSREHARQMLDVVGLSTAADLYPSQLSQGMRQRVALARTLACDPSLLLMDEPFAALDAITRSTLRDMLLKLWDQGTDRRTVLFVTHDLTEALLLADRVITLADGAIRSDVRVPYGRPRDQQALMARPDYRTLHDHLRADLAPDPVPTTGPAVDLAPDASPATSSPVHRRLGPLTRWRA